Proteins co-encoded in one Candidatus Thiodictyon syntrophicum genomic window:
- a CDS encoding DUF4139 domain-containing protein, with protein MNNVTMSIQEQRIDDSAQQALAVTIYNDDLALVKDLRRLTLTLGENRLAWRNVSGRIRPETALLSETSGTLQVSLLEQNFDFDLLTPQSLLRKYLGRRVQVIRTNNAGERTVEEATVLATNEGVILRYADRIETGLVGHLAFPDLPADLRDQPTLVLHLEAAQAGAGTFELSYLTGGLSWRADYVADLSADGLTLDLSGWVTLTNDSGVAYRQARVQLVAGEINQVEMDTHYCLCDEPPRPCPMEGPPEEESLDEYHLYTLQRPTDILNNQTKQVALLSAPRVPLTRELLVRGDPYYYRSKSSDGWDKFPVESTLSFTNADGSLGIPLPKGVVRAYSKDSRGNAQFIGEDRIEHTPKHETVTLKLGESFDVRVRRKQTEFNKLSGTGRYNYAYEAAFALELKNAKADPVTVKVMEPIPGDWTMLLESQPHTKDASNLAFWLVQVPAEGAVTLTWRVQVRH; from the coding sequence ATGAATAACGTCACCATGAGTATTCAGGAACAACGGATCGATGACTCGGCCCAGCAGGCGCTGGCCGTGACCATCTACAATGACGACCTGGCCCTGGTGAAGGACCTGCGTCGCCTGACCCTGACCCTGGGCGAAAACCGCCTCGCCTGGCGTAATGTCTCAGGCCGTATCCGCCCCGAGACCGCCCTCTTATCCGAAACCTCGGGGACGCTCCAGGTCAGTCTGCTGGAACAGAATTTCGACTTCGACCTGCTCACGCCCCAGAGCCTGCTCAGGAAATATCTCGGCCGCAGGGTCCAGGTCATCCGCACCAACAACGCCGGGGAGCGCACCGTGGAGGAGGCCACTGTCCTCGCCACCAACGAGGGCGTGATCCTGCGCTATGCCGATCGCATCGAGACTGGCCTGGTCGGACACCTCGCCTTCCCCGACCTGCCGGCGGACCTGCGCGATCAGCCCACCCTGGTCCTGCATCTGGAGGCGGCCCAAGCCGGGGCCGGGACCTTCGAGCTGTCTTATCTCACCGGCGGTCTGAGTTGGCGCGCGGACTATGTGGCCGACCTGTCAGCCGACGGTCTGACCCTGGACCTGAGCGGCTGGGTCACCCTGACTAATGACAGCGGGGTGGCCTACCGTCAGGCGCGGGTGCAACTGGTGGCGGGGGAGATCAACCAGGTCGAAATGGATACTCACTATTGTTTGTGCGATGAACCCCCGCGGCCGTGCCCGATGGAAGGACCGCCAGAGGAGGAAAGCCTGGACGAGTACCACCTCTATACCCTCCAGCGCCCCACCGATATCCTCAACAACCAGACCAAACAGGTGGCGCTCCTCTCGGCCCCGCGGGTGCCGTTGACGCGGGAACTGCTAGTTCGGGGCGACCCCTACTACTACCGGTCCAAGTCATCGGACGGCTGGGACAAATTTCCAGTCGAATCGACCCTGAGCTTCACGAATGCGGACGGGAGCCTGGGCATCCCACTGCCGAAGGGTGTGGTGCGGGCCTACTCCAAAGACAGCCGCGGCAACGCCCAGTTCATCGGCGAGGACCGGATCGAGCATACCCCCAAGCACGAGACCGTCACCCTGAAGCTCGGGGAGAGCTTTGATGTCAGGGTCCGCCGCAAGCAGACGGAGTTCAACAAGCTGTCCGGTACCGGCCGCTACAACTATGCCTATGAGGCCGCCTTTGCCCTGGAGCTGAAGAACGCCAAGGCCGATCCGGTTACCGTCAAGGTGATGGAACCCATTCCAGGTGACTGGACGATGCTCCTGGAAAGCCAACCGCACACCAAGGATGCGTCAAACCTGGCCTTCTGGCTGGTTCAGGTCCCGGCAGAGGGTGCCGTCACCCTGACCTGGCGGGTACAGGTCCGGCATTGA
- a CDS encoding DNA-methyltransferase, translating into MQEPCTLPLDFGGEQAARDLVSGQEPLYSTSLGCAYCADSLEIMRGIPDESVNLVFTSPPYALHFKKEYGNADKADYVEWFLPFAREIKRIIRNDGSFVLNIGGSWNSGHPTRSIYQYKLLIALVEELGFQLAQDCYWYNPAKMPAPAEWVTVRRIRVKDAVEHVWWFSRTEWPKADNRKVLRPYSKDMIRLAKRGVKNTVRPSGYNIKDSFTAIASGGSIPPNVIDDETPSELLKFGNNASNDSYTKRCKEVGVKIHPARFPAMLPEFFINFLTDEGDLVLDPFAGSNTTGKVSEDLGRRWIAVERIETYLEASKFRFGMA; encoded by the coding sequence GAACCCTGCACTTTACCCCTTGACTTCGGCGGAGAGCAAGCAGCGCGCGACCTCGTGTCAGGGCAAGAACCACTCTACTCGACTTCCCTTGGTTGCGCTTACTGCGCCGACTCGCTCGAGATCATGCGTGGGATTCCCGATGAATCCGTCAACCTGGTGTTCACTTCCCCCCCCTATGCCCTTCATTTCAAGAAAGAATATGGCAACGCGGACAAGGCAGATTATGTCGAGTGGTTTCTGCCCTTCGCGCGGGAGATCAAGCGCATCATCCGCAACGATGGTTCTTTTGTGTTGAATATCGGCGGGAGTTGGAATTCCGGACACCCTACACGGTCGATCTACCAGTACAAGTTACTCATTGCCCTGGTCGAAGAGCTAGGTTTTCAATTGGCGCAAGACTGCTACTGGTATAACCCGGCAAAAATGCCTGCCCCAGCCGAATGGGTCACGGTCAGGCGCATCCGCGTCAAGGATGCCGTCGAGCATGTTTGGTGGTTTTCAAGAACAGAATGGCCCAAGGCCGATAACCGAAAGGTCTTGCGTCCGTACTCTAAAGACATGATTCGCTTAGCGAAGCGCGGGGTCAAGAACACCGTCAGGCCGTCCGGATACAACATTAAGGATAGCTTCACGGCAATTGCGTCCGGCGGATCAATTCCCCCCAACGTGATCGACGATGAAACACCATCGGAACTGCTGAAGTTCGGCAATAACGCATCCAACGACAGCTACACCAAGAGATGTAAAGAGGTCGGCGTCAAGATACATCCGGCGAGGTTTCCGGCGATGTTGCCCGAATTTTTCATTAACTTTCTCACGGACGAGGGAGATCTTGTGCTCGACCCCTTTGCCGGCTCGAATACCACCGGAAAAGTGTCGGAAGACCTTGGCCGCAGGTGGATTGCGGTAGAACGCATAGAGACTTACCTGGAGGCGAGCAAGTTCCGGTTCGGCATGGCGTAA